The following proteins come from a genomic window of Halorussus halophilus:
- a CDS encoding fructosamine kinase family protein has product MDELPFQSELADALDSSPTDATELDGGEIGTVYRVELADGRTVVTKTGDTPLRVEARMLRYLAAETDLPVPTVYHANYDLLVLEFVSGDSTFSESVERDAADYLADLHEVSDSAFGFPFDTLTGSVRQPNPWTDSWVEFYRMHRVEYMTELAHESGALSDALAERVDDFAADLSAILEEPDSPGLVHGDVWTQNVLAGDDSVRAFLDPATYFAHPEIELAYVDWTDTFGEAFFDRYRERHDIAPGFFEERRDAYVVYPLLTHVYYFGEQYCAELDRTLRRLTY; this is encoded by the coding sequence ATGGACGAGTTGCCCTTCCAGTCCGAACTCGCCGACGCGCTCGACTCGTCGCCGACCGACGCCACCGAACTCGACGGCGGCGAAATCGGCACGGTCTACCGCGTCGAACTCGCGGACGGCAGAACTGTCGTCACCAAGACTGGCGACACCCCCCTGCGCGTCGAGGCCCGGATGCTCCGCTATCTCGCGGCCGAGACCGACCTGCCTGTTCCGACGGTCTACCACGCCAACTACGACCTGCTCGTCTTGGAGTTCGTTTCGGGTGACTCGACGTTTTCCGAGAGTGTCGAACGCGACGCCGCCGACTACCTCGCAGACCTCCATGAAGTCTCAGACTCGGCATTCGGGTTTCCGTTCGACACGCTCACTGGAAGCGTCCGCCAGCCGAATCCGTGGACAGATTCGTGGGTCGAATTCTACCGAATGCATCGGGTCGAGTACATGACCGAACTGGCTCACGAAAGTGGAGCGCTTTCAGACGCACTCGCGGAGCGCGTGGACGACTTTGCGGCCGACCTCAGCGCGATTCTCGAAGAACCAGATTCGCCGGGACTCGTCCACGGTGACGTGTGGACTCAGAACGTCCTCGCTGGCGACGACTCGGTTCGTGCGTTTCTCGACCCTGCGACCTACTTCGCACACCCCGAAATCGAACTGGCCTACGTCGATTGGACCGACACGTTCGGCGAGGCGTTCTTCGACCGGTACAGAGAGCGGCATGATATCGCGCCGGGATTCTTCGAGGAACGACGAGACGCCTACGTGGTCTATCCGTTGTTGACCCACGTCTACTACTTCGGTGAACAGTACTGCGCAGAATTAGATCGGACGCTGAGGAGACTTACCTACTGA
- the speB gene encoding agmatinase, protein MFPGATSDRDDADYVVVGAPLDVSTTFQPGTRFGPERIRRFARTYDDYDARTGQRFSTLGVHDHGDVRAWDDAAEYLEYLEGVATDAVWDEAVPLILGGEHTVTLAGVRAVEPDVFVCLDAHLDLRSEYDGNELSHATLTRHALEVADEAVVLGARTGSEDEWERAKEDDVTVIAPEDVADWTPDFGGEDQSVYLSVDIDAADPGFAPGTGTMEPFGLHPREMRDVVRDVAATEAVEGFDVVEVNDRDDGQSAALAGKLLREFVFADAQISDDE, encoded by the coding sequence ATGTTTCCCGGCGCGACTTCCGACCGCGACGACGCCGACTACGTGGTCGTGGGCGCGCCACTCGACGTTTCTACCACGTTCCAACCCGGAACGCGCTTCGGCCCGGAGCGAATTCGCCGGTTCGCGCGGACCTACGACGACTACGACGCGCGGACCGGCCAGCGGTTCTCTACACTGGGGGTTCACGACCACGGTGACGTTCGCGCGTGGGACGACGCCGCCGAGTATCTAGAGTATCTGGAGGGCGTCGCCACCGACGCAGTCTGGGACGAGGCAGTGCCGCTGATTTTGGGGGGTGAACACACCGTCACGCTCGCGGGGGTTCGGGCCGTCGAACCGGACGTGTTCGTCTGCTTGGACGCGCATCTCGACCTACGAAGTGAGTACGACGGCAACGAGTTGAGTCACGCGACCCTGACCCGTCACGCGCTCGAAGTCGCGGACGAAGCCGTCGTTCTTGGTGCGAGAACAGGAAGCGAGGACGAGTGGGAGCGGGCAAAAGAGGACGACGTGACCGTGATTGCGCCCGAGGACGTTGCCGATTGGACACCTGATTTCGGTGGGGAGGACCAATCAGTCTACTTGAGCGTGGACATCGACGCCGCAGACCCCGGTTTCGCGCCCGGAACAGGGACGATGGAACCGTTCGGATTGCATCCAAGAGAAATGCGTGACGTGGTTCGGGACGTCGCGGCGACTGAGGCAGTCGAAGGGTTCGACGTAGTAGAGGTCAACGACCGCGACGACGGGCAGTCTGCGGCGCTTGCTGGAAAACTGCTCCGGGAGTTCGTCTTCGCAGACGCGCAAATCTCAGACGACGAGTGA
- a CDS encoding translation initiation factor IF-5A, translating to MAKEQKEVRDLQEGNYVMVDDAACVINSYSTAKPGKHGSAKARIEAKGIFDDKKRSLSQPVDAKIWVPIVNRKQGQVVSVESDTVAQVMDLETYETITIKTPSDVSLSPDDEIEYLEMEEQRKILE from the coding sequence ATGGCAAAAGAGCAAAAGGAAGTACGCGACCTGCAGGAAGGAAATTACGTGATGGTAGACGACGCCGCGTGTGTCATCAACTCCTACAGCACGGCCAAACCCGGCAAACACGGCAGTGCGAAGGCGCGTATCGAGGCCAAAGGTATCTTCGACGACAAGAAGCGCAGTCTCTCCCAGCCTGTTGACGCGAAGATTTGGGTCCCTATAGTCAACCGGAAACAGGGTCAGGTCGTCTCCGTCGAGAGCGACACCGTTGCGCAGGTCATGGACCTCGAAACCTACGAGACGATTACTATCAAGACGCCGAGCGACGTTTCGCTCTCCCCCGACGACGAAATCGAGTACCTCGAAATGGAAGAGCAGCGAAAGATTCTCGAATAG
- a CDS encoding aminotransferase class I/II-fold pyridoxal phosphate-dependent enzyme: MYIEPFGLERWFAKYEHEADIMLAESGVRSLDASRFELNPGKLGYVIPTNGDPDFRAEVGERYERSADEVLFTCGTQEANFLAFLALMDENPVGGDAAYRSRSASSGTSREPHAVVVTPTYQALHAVPDALGNVTRVWLEPPDWKLNVDAVADAIRPETSVVVLNNPNNPTGRYHPTEKVEALYDLAADAGAYLLCDEVYRLLAEEPIDPVASMGEYGISTTSLTKAYGLAGLRFGWLAGSEAVVERAWQWKDYTTISPSKIGQHVARQALGEQENAILQENRELAETHRERVREFVVEYDLTWCDPVGVNGFVSVPDGFAGSEEFCRAVAEEESVVLAPGELFGYDDYFRIGFGLPSDELEGGLARVGDCIERHR, encoded by the coding sequence ATGTACATCGAACCGTTCGGTCTCGAACGCTGGTTCGCAAAGTACGAACACGAGGCCGACATCATGCTCGCCGAGAGTGGCGTCCGAAGCCTCGACGCCTCTCGGTTCGAGTTGAACCCCGGCAAGTTGGGCTACGTCATCCCGACGAACGGCGACCCCGACTTCCGCGCGGAGGTGGGCGAGCGTTACGAGCGCAGTGCCGACGAGGTACTGTTCACCTGCGGGACCCAAGAGGCGAACTTTCTGGCGTTTCTCGCGCTGATGGACGAGAATCCGGTCGGTGGCGACGCCGCGTACCGTTCACGTTCCGCGTCCAGCGGTACGTCCCGAGAGCCACACGCCGTCGTCGTCACGCCGACGTATCAGGCGCTCCACGCGGTGCCGGACGCACTCGGTAACGTCACGCGCGTCTGGCTCGAACCGCCGGACTGGAAGTTGAACGTGGACGCCGTCGCGGACGCGATACGCCCCGAGACGAGCGTCGTCGTGCTGAACAATCCGAACAATCCGACCGGGCGATACCACCCGACGGAGAAAGTCGAGGCACTCTACGACCTCGCGGCGGACGCCGGGGCGTACCTGCTCTGTGACGAAGTGTACCGACTGCTGGCCGAGGAACCAATCGACCCGGTGGCGAGCATGGGTGAGTACGGCATCAGCACCACGAGTCTGACGAAAGCCTACGGTCTCGCCGGACTGCGGTTCGGATGGCTCGCTGGCTCCGAAGCAGTAGTCGAGCGAGCGTGGCAGTGGAAAGACTACACGACCATCTCGCCGTCGAAAATCGGTCAGCACGTCGCAAGACAGGCGCTCGGTGAGCAGGAGAACGCAATTCTGCAGGAGAACCGCGAGTTGGCCGAGACCCATCGAGAGCGAGTCAGGGAGTTCGTCGTGGAGTACGACCTGACGTGGTGCGACCCGGTCGGCGTCAACGGCTTCGTCTCGGTGCCCGACGGCTTCGCAGGGAGCGAGGAGTTCTGTCGGGCAGTCGCCGAAGAGGAGAGTGTCGTCCTCGCACCCGGCGAGTTGTTCGGCTACGACGACTACTTCCGAATCGGATTCGGCCTCCCCAGCGACGAATTAGAAGGTGGACTAGCCCGCGTCGGCGACTGTATCGAGCGCCACCGGTGA
- a CDS encoding heavy-metal-associated domain-containing protein, giving the protein MEQYTVPVTGMVCKSCENVVRQEITALSGVASVDPDATGGEVTVQGEPTTEPRVRQAIEEIGYAVGE; this is encoded by the coding sequence ATGGAGCAATACACTGTCCCCGTTACGGGCATGGTCTGCAAGAGCTGTGAGAACGTCGTCCGGCAGGAAATCACCGCGCTCTCCGGCGTCGCGTCGGTAGACCCGGACGCGACCGGCGGCGAAGTGACGGTCCAGGGCGAACCGACCACCGAACCGCGGGTTCGGCAGGCAATCGAAGAAATCGGCTACGCCGTCGGCGAGTAG
- a CDS encoding DUF2182 domain-containing protein, translating into MSTSIESVFETELFDVSLDRTTAVVVAMLSFDALWWVLLFDGHVPMPGTMWLMNQGIPMAAPGAMELGVFHVGSLGALVGYTTMWGVMMWAMMHPAMTRFTRDYAAAHEGSDRNAAAALGSFMTSYLGVWALSAVIPLAFHAVLPGGIYGVTEAHAPLVLGSILVLTGFYQLSSFKQSLLRSCCSRVESHADTPVEAFEEGLHHGVKCIAICFGVFFLVVPFFGEMNFFWMVALTGVITLERIPVWGREVATATGVVSLLAGLFVLLAQPSLPVSFAMAM; encoded by the coding sequence ATGAGCACGTCCATCGAGTCGGTCTTCGAGACCGAGTTGTTCGACGTATCGCTCGACAGGACGACCGCCGTCGTCGTCGCGATGCTCTCGTTCGACGCGCTCTGGTGGGTCCTGCTGTTCGACGGTCACGTCCCCATGCCCGGGACGATGTGGCTGATGAACCAAGGTATCCCGATGGCCGCGCCCGGTGCGATGGAACTCGGCGTCTTCCACGTCGGAAGCCTCGGCGCGCTCGTCGGCTACACGACGATGTGGGGCGTGATGATGTGGGCGATGATGCACCCCGCGATGACGCGGTTCACGCGAGACTACGCCGCCGCCCACGAAGGCTCCGACCGAAACGCGGCAGCCGCTCTCGGGTCGTTCATGACGAGCTATCTCGGCGTCTGGGCGCTGTCAGCAGTCATTCCGCTCGCCTTCCATGCAGTGCTTCCGGGCGGCATCTACGGCGTAACGGAAGCGCACGCGCCTCTCGTCTTGGGAAGTATACTGGTGCTGACTGGCTTCTATCAACTCTCGTCGTTCAAGCAGTCGCTCTTGCGGTCGTGCTGTTCGAGAGTCGAATCGCACGCAGACACGCCGGTCGAAGCTTTCGAAGAGGGGCTTCACCACGGCGTGAAATGCATCGCCATCTGTTTCGGCGTCTTCTTCCTCGTCGTGCCGTTCTTCGGCGAGATGAACTTCTTCTGGATGGTCGCGCTGACCGGCGTCATCACCCTCGAACGCATCCCCGTCTGGGGTCGTGAAGTCGCCACTGCGACCGGTGTGGTTTCCTTGCTCGCGGGACTGTTCGTCTTGCTCGCACAGCCGAGTTTGCCGGTGTCGTTCGCGATGGCGATGTAG